The following are from one region of the Hemitrygon akajei chromosome 6, sHemAka1.3, whole genome shotgun sequence genome:
- the znf408 gene encoding zinc finger protein 408, with product MPQVNEESERLRPTKEGFIPPDDKQQLFCEDCQEFFEVSCPVHGLPPFIRDTPVELGLPCRAFYTLPTGLAAGPSQTQENQLGIWCVSKALPRGIFFGPLEGKLQCYDVVGKTSLISKELGDSGEKAGETQVNQSLSNWMRYANKARTKEESNAIIFQFYGKIYYRVCKNIELGQELLLWPEENLVQSAQGLNNTQKDNDVNTCTDVLDEELEDRILTDGAEKSAEVPPTGQQCTKLNVAVKDMECKDVVKVDQPVKRSQRLQIKHEIQNKLSKKKVNRFALKKLKSKLTEEAVLPVSSSKQDDKRQVDPGVAKKAQNSSNIKAKRLKKNNQFGLGERTLRSLIGNKTLRSPPVGRARMIHTGLDPDRLKVQVTQEDILKKRRKTKLRHNQKRNVDSLDECCEQNTETKSTDNCGEAKSGGDLPLCNMKGDGQKPPVENGDRVQAKDNLTPKNKSGESKKFCRRNSSQIDPSERRYQCDDCGKGFIQLCHLKKHRFTHTGYKPYMCNECGKRYSSEESFKAHQMLHRGERPFKCQQCDKAYALKRDLREHERVHSGERPFVCNECGKAFARPPSLRIHKKLHRLKAMNIGNPRACRCSVCDKELANPGSLKNHMRLHTGEKPFTCTYCGKAFRQIGNLRGHQRIHTGEKPYKCDDCGEFFSQLPELRRHRISHTGQVYLCTICGKTLRDPHTFRAHERLHTGERPFKCDQCGKAYTLATKLRRHQRIHLTEKPFKCDICGKGYTMTQSLKRHRLSHKKSEARSVGEVAEAIASLEKESSESKPLAETPKQMRKVGLKTAGQESNSPLRNESVVFNLYVHTIEMVEIPDGEHEESEMAGTEAESASEQSITFQQVERSSTPESGAAVKDNLQDAFTQVGSQRRGNGDIIEIIIADSEDYTDEVNSRNCAAIEQEKLSNNAVVIEEDNGFNIVAEIVEISTGS from the exons TCTGTGAGGACTGTCAAGAGTTCTTTGAGGTGAGCTGCCCAGTGCATGGTTTGCCGCCTTTTATAAGAGATACTCCAGTAGAGCTTGGATTACCCTGCCGAGCCTTCTACACACTTCCTACTGGTTTGGCAGCAGGACCTTCCCAGACTCAGGAAAATCAGCTGGGCATTTGGTGTGTTTCTAAGGCACTTCCCAGAGGAATATTCTTTGGACCTCTAGAAGGAAAACTGCAATGTTACGATGTGGTTGGAAAAACATCTTTAATTTCAAAGGAG CTTGGAGACAGTGGTGAAAAAGCAGGAGAAACTCAGGTCAACCAGTCACTCTCAAATTGGATGAG ATATGCAAACAAGGCAAGAACAAAAGAAGAGAGCAATGCAATCATTTTCCAGTTTTATGGAAAGATCTACTACCGGGTTTGTAAAAATATTGAACTGGGCCAGGAGCTTCTCTTGTGGCCTGAGGAGAATCTTGTTCAATCAGCACAGGGGCTAAATAATACACAGAAGGACAATGATGTCAATACTTGCACAG ATGTATTGGATGAAGAGCTTGAGGACAGAATACTGACAGATGGTGCTGAAAAGTCAGCTGAGGTACCTCCGACTGGGCAACAGTGCACCAAGCTAAATGTTGCAGTAAAGGACATGGAGTGTAAGGACGTGGTGAAAGTAGATCAGCCTGTTAAAAGGTCGCAGCGGCTTCAAATCAAACATGAAATTCAGAACAAACTGTCAAAGAAGAAAGTGAATCGGTTTGCCTTGAAGAAACTCAAATCAAAATTAACTGAAGAGGCAGTGCTGCCAGTTAGTTCCTCCAAACAGGATGACAAGAGGCAGGTTGATCCTGGGGTTGCCAAAAAGGCACAAAATTCCAGTAACATTAAGGctaaaaggctgaagaaaaataatCAGTTTGGACTAGGTGAGAGGACTTTGCGATCATTAATAGGCAACAAGACTCTTAGAAGTCCTCCAGTTGGAAGAGCTCGAATGATACACACTGGACTCGATCCAGACAGACTGAAAGTGCAGGTAACACAAGAGGACATACTGAAAAAGAGGAGGAAAACAAAGTTAAGACACAATCAGAAGAGGAATGTTGACAGCCTAGATGAATGCTGTGAACAAAATACAGAGACCAAGTCAACTGACAACTGTGGGGAAGCAAAATCAGGTGGAGATTTGCCCTTGTGTAATATGAAGGGGGACGGGCAAAAACCTCCAGTAGAAAATGGAGATCGTGTTCAAGCAAAGGATAATCTCACACCTAAGAACAAGTCGGGAGAAAGTAAGAAGTTTTGTCGGCGTAACAGTTCCCAGATTGACCCCAGTGAGAGGAGGTACCAGTGTGATGACTGTGGAAAAGGTTTCATTCAGTTATGTCACCTGAAGAAACATCGTTTCACGCACACAGGGTACAAACCATACATGTGCAATGAATGTGGGAAGCGCTATAGCTCTGAGGAGAGTTTTAAAG CCCATCAGATGCTGCACAGAGGAGAGCGTCCATTCAAATGTCAGCAGTGCGATAAGGCCTACGCATTGAAACGAGATCTTCGAGAGCATGAGCGGGTTCACTCAGGGGAACGTCCATTTGTATGCAATGAGTGTGGAAAGGCATTCGCCAGGCCACCGTCACTCCGGATTCACAAGAAGCTCCATCGCCTTAAGGCCATGAACATTGGCAACCCACGGGCATGTCGCTGTAGCGTGTGCGACAAAGAGCTGGCCAATCCCGGCTCACTGAAGAACCACATGAGGCTGCACACGGGCGAAAAGCCATTTACTTGCACGTACTGCGGCAAAGCCTTCAGGCAGATTGGCAACCTCCGCGGGCATCAGCgcatccacactggggagaaaccatacAAGTGTGACGACTGTGGTGAgttcttctcacagctgcctgaACTGCGCAGGCACCGCATTTCACACACCGGGCAGGTCTACCTCTGCACGATATGTGGCAAAACATTGAGGGACCCGCATACCTTCAGGGCTCATGAGCGCCTGCATACAGGTGAACGACCCTTTAAATGCGATCAGTGTGGTAAGGCTTATACCCTTGCAACTAAGCTCCGGAGGCATCAGAGAATCCACTTGACTGAAAAGCCGTTTAAATGTGACATCTGTGGCAAAGGGTACACAATGACTCAGAGCTTAAAGAGGCACAGGCTGTCTCACAAGAAAAGTGAAGCACGAAGTGTAGGGGAGGTTGCAGAAGCCATCGCCTCTTTGGAGAAAGAAAGCTCTGAAAGTAAACCTCTTGCAGAAACGCCGAAACAAATGAGAAAAGTGGGTTTAAAGACAGCTGGTCAAGAGAGCAACAGCCCTctcagaaatgaaagtgttgtTTTCAACCTTTACGTGCACACCATTGAAATGGTAGAAATCCCAGATGGGGAACACGAGGAGAGTGAAATGGCAGGTACTGAAGCTGAGAGTGCAAGTGAACAGAGTATTACATTCCAGCAGGTGGAGCGCAGTTCAACTCCGGAGTCCGGAGCAGCGGTCAAAGACAATTTGCAGGATGCATTCACTCAGGTGGGAAGTCAACGACGTGGGAATGGTGATATCATAGAAATAATTATAGCAGACTCAGAAGATTACACTGATGAAGTCAATTCCAGAAATTGTGCTGCAATAGAGCAAGAGAAATTGTCCAACAATGCTGTTGTTATTGAAGAGGACAATGGGTTTAATATTGTAGCTGAGATAGTAGAAATATCAACTGGAAGTTGA